One genomic window of Pyrobaculum sp. 3827-6 includes the following:
- a CDS encoding PaRep2b protein has protein sequence MFTVELEKVELGGRAPRAVLLFRDEGGAEAARITLYWHQGKLFAKYKGSREGAERLASILRAMGGEAAARQYGGSWYVVLTTNQVLAVRDPAWAGAVRQFLDKLRQAGAIDEARHKSLVGRLEEASAPTLAGVRFAVSIEKSGRLSAVHKPRSEARFAEAVERLRGYGLAEGLHFTAGRTPSGRFYIRLTRLGLLEVARRAGAGDPEAARFIKQLRQKAGELGVADAVPPPASRRLPLAVNTGGAAAVVKKLAAEIDAGRLRITAEYESAGAPGALAITFRWEKTTGGYAARAEVRVSDPTKAAILKALVGDYPATRGKAKLTMRHLERLREFEGIAQVVDSWLATKNQ, from the coding sequence GTGTTCACAGTGGAGTTGGAAAAGGTCGAGCTGGGAGGCAGGGCTCCCAGGGCCGTCCTCCTATTTAGAGACGAGGGCGGAGCTGAGGCGGCTCGGATAACCCTCTACTGGCACCAGGGCAAGCTCTTCGCCAAGTACAAGGGCTCCCGGGAGGGGGCTGAGCGCCTCGCGTCGATACTCAGAGCAATGGGAGGCGAGGCCGCGGCGAGGCAGTACGGCGGGAGCTGGTACGTAGTCCTCACCACAAACCAGGTGCTAGCCGTGAGAGACCCGGCGTGGGCCGGCGCCGTGAGGCAGTTCCTAGACAAGCTCCGCCAGGCGGGGGCCATAGACGAGGCCAGACACAAGTCGCTAGTCGGCAGGCTGGAGGAGGCCAGCGCCCCCACACTCGCCGGAGTCCGCTTCGCGGTGAGCATCGAGAAGTCGGGCAGACTCTCCGCGGTACACAAGCCCAGAAGCGAGGCGCGGTTCGCCGAGGCGGTGGAGAGGCTCCGGGGCTACGGCCTAGCAGAGGGCCTCCACTTCACAGCCGGCAGAACCCCCAGCGGCCGGTTCTACATACGCCTCACCAGACTAGGCCTCCTGGAGGTGGCCAGGAGGGCAGGCGCGGGAGATCCAGAGGCGGCGCGCTTCATAAAACAGCTGAGGCAAAAAGCCGGGGAGCTAGGCGTAGCCGACGCAGTGCCGCCCCCAGCCTCGAGAAGGCTACCCCTCGCCGTCAACACGGGGGGCGCCGCCGCCGTCGTCAAGAAGCTCGCCGCGGAAATCGACGCGGGGCGCCTAAGGATTACCGCGGAGTACGAATCGGCAGGAGCGCCGGGCGCCCTCGCCATAACCTTCAGATGGGAAAAAACCACCGGGGGATACGCCGCCAGGGCCGAGGTACGCGTCTCAGACCCCACCAAAGCCGCCATACTCAAGGCGCTGGTAGGAGACTACCCAGCCACCCGGGGGAAGGCAAAGCTCACTATGCGCCACCTAGAGCGCCTAAGAGAATTCGAGGGAATAGCCCAGGTGGTAGACAGCTGGCTAGCCACAAAAAACCAGTAA
- a CDS encoding PaREP1 family protein: MLSLTKPWVDLEKYQRDRLKEATYEAELAEEFLKNGLLRNAAGKAFQAVKAYLAAVAAAQRDKVVAAFPGRRRLGPNKIVERGEWIIATMPTSRMREVAALVGDRELRLIVELALNLHEFQYNGLDRDAEASRYASEDMVKRDVEEVVSYIKRAASSPQS; encoded by the coding sequence GTGCTCTCTCTCACAAAGCCCTGGGTGGATTTAGAAAAGTACCAGCGAGATCGCCTAAAGGAGGCTACGTACGAGGCAGAACTCGCGGAGGAGTTTCTAAAAAACGGCCTCCTTCGAAACGCCGCCGGCAAGGCGTTTCAAGCAGTCAAGGCCTACCTGGCGGCCGTAGCCGCGGCGCAGAGAGATAAGGTAGTAGCCGCCTTCCCAGGCAGGCGCAGGCTCGGACCCAACAAAATCGTGGAGAGGGGAGAGTGGATAATTGCCACAATGCCCACGTCTAGAATGCGGGAAGTGGCGGCTCTAGTCGGCGACAGAGAGCTACGGCTAATAGTCGAGCTCGCCCTGAACCTACACGAGTTCCAATACAACGGCCTAGACAGAGACGCCGAGGCGTCCAGATACGCCAGCGAGGATATGGTAAAAAGAGACGTAGAGGAGGTAGTGTCCTATATCAAAAGAGCGGCGTCCAGCCCACAGTCTTAA
- a CDS encoding LAGLIDADG family homing endonuclease codes for MGREEVEAYLCGLVAADGHVERHYVTLAQKDRRFVDIIVSLLREIDVKISSVFYDRGAGVWKIKIRDPHFKTLLINNGVPEGAKSDRLKPPGFTGSLALMYIAGFIDGDGWVEQVARGNRRYLRIGLKTKSRELRDWIFEVLMGEGIEANKADKKDGYEIHIDSVKAWEIAQLLKNPSHRERLAQIRDDRLGHLRP; via the coding sequence GTGGGGAGGGAGGAGGTCGAGGCATATCTCTGCGGGCTGGTGGCCGCAGATGGACACGTAGAGAGGCACTACGTCACATTGGCGCAGAAAGACCGCCGCTTCGTCGACATAATTGTATCGCTACTGCGCGAGATCGACGTGAAGATAAGCTCGGTCTTCTACGACAGAGGCGCCGGCGTCTGGAAGATCAAGATCAGAGACCCACACTTCAAAACCCTCTTGATAAACAACGGAGTGCCGGAAGGGGCTAAGTCCGACAGGCTCAAGCCGCCGGGCTTTACAGGGAGTTTGGCGCTGATGTACATAGCCGGCTTCATCGACGGAGACGGGTGGGTCGAGCAGGTGGCGCGAGGCAACCGCCGCTACCTGCGCATAGGCCTAAAAACCAAGAGCAGAGAACTAAGGGACTGGATATTCGAGGTCCTAATGGGGGAGGGCATCGAGGCCAACAAGGCAGATAAAAAAGACGGATACGAAATACATATCGACTCGGTCAAGGCCTGGGAGATCGCCCAACTCCTAAAAAACCCAAGCCACAGGGAAAGGCTGGCCCAGATACGGGACGACAGACTCGGTCATCTTCGTCCCTAG
- a CDS encoding helix-turn-helix domain-containing protein, protein MEPVEVRRRIVEYLRATGGASVYQIAKALGISYGAAQWHLYVLERDGVVFTVSHGRKRVAVLRDSLDAYLHSLKMADFFKELWAFLRARGVSSESSFMEVVRGLEADWRDVASALLAIAKNLYHVKRAGGEGRGGGASGL, encoded by the coding sequence GTGGAGCCTGTGGAGGTTAGGCGCCGCATCGTGGAGTATCTGAGGGCTACTGGGGGGGCTTCTGTGTACCAGATCGCTAAGGCTTTGGGTATTTCCTACGGGGCGGCGCAGTGGCATCTCTACGTGCTGGAGCGGGATGGGGTTGTCTTTACGGTTTCGCATGGGCGTAAGAGGGTGGCTGTGCTTAGGGATTCTCTGGATGCGTATCTCCACTCGCTTAAGATGGCGGATTTCTTTAAGGAGCTGTGGGCTTTTCTGCGGGCTAGGGGGGTGTCTAGCGAGTCGTCTTTTATGGAGGTGGTGAGGGGGCTGGAGGCGGACTGGCGCGACGTGGCCTCGGCCCTGCTTGCAATTGCCAAGAATTTGTATCACGTGAAGAGGGCCGGGGGGGAGGGGCGGGGGGGTGGGGCGTCAGGTTTATAA
- a CDS encoding rubrerythrin family protein gives MVEVASSQKLVEVAREAALDEYREYVTYSVLARVERSPSRRVVLERLAAQELEHFRFWNRFAGVKPPEGRTRLYAYFMAFLRLLLGVTFVAKLMERGEREAIARYRSVEGLLSGGDLEALRRIIADEEEHEGALISQLDEAIVKYMGALVLGLADAIIEITGAHAGTLGTTNSTVVAGVIGLIVGVGAAISMASASYLQTKHEVGKSPAVAAVVTGVGYTAAVALLSLPYFLLHDVYMAFAASIAVGTALSFVLTFQAAVYGERDFKFEFVQTVGLLLGTAFLTYLLGDWLGRLFGIERLFH, from the coding sequence GTGGTAGAAGTGGCTTCTAGTCAGAAGTTGGTTGAGGTTGCGCGGGAGGCGGCGCTGGACGAGTATAGGGAGTATGTGACGTACAGCGTGTTGGCGAGGGTGGAGCGGAGTCCGTCTCGGCGGGTGGTGCTGGAGCGGCTGGCGGCGCAGGAGCTGGAGCACTTCCGCTTCTGGAACAGGTTCGCCGGCGTCAAGCCGCCGGAGGGGCGGACGCGGCTGTATGCCTACTTCATGGCGTTTCTCCGCCTGTTGCTGGGGGTTACCTTTGTGGCTAAGTTGATGGAGCGGGGGGAGCGTGAGGCGATCGCCCGCTACAGGTCTGTGGAGGGGCTCCTCTCGGGCGGCGACCTGGAGGCGCTTCGGCGGATTATCGCCGACGAGGAGGAGCACGAGGGGGCGCTGATTTCTCAGCTTGACGAGGCTATTGTGAAGTACATGGGGGCTCTGGTGCTGGGTCTGGCGGATGCGATTATCGAAATCACGGGGGCCCACGCGGGGACTCTGGGCACTACGAACAGCACGGTGGTGGCGGGGGTTATCGGCCTCATTGTGGGGGTTGGGGCGGCTATCTCCATGGCCTCGGCGTCCTACCTTCAGACTAAGCACGAGGTGGGGAAGTCGCCGGCGGTGGCGGCGGTGGTGACTGGGGTTGGCTACACGGCGGCTGTGGCTCTCCTGTCTCTGCCGTACTTCCTCCTGCACGACGTCTACATGGCCTTCGCGGCTTCCATCGCGGTGGGGACCGCCCTGTCCTTTGTCTTGACGTTCCAGGCGGCTGTCTACGGGGAGAGGGACTTCAAGTTTGAGTTTGTGCAGACGGTGGGCCTCCTGCTGGGCACCGCCTTTCTGACGTACCTCCTGGGGGACTGGCTGGGCCGCCTCTTCGGCATAGAGAGGCTGTTCCACTAG